A stretch of Paenibacillus mucilaginosus 3016 DNA encodes these proteins:
- a CDS encoding phytase produces the protein MKLLHVLNATVFTAALLLPSAAYGAAEEGYAPLRAGLENLGAELDWDDEDRTVVFKLKNGISGTVTIGEKEYRLAGKKGELDSEVKLVNESTQVPAALWKAIEEENGKYADDPKAPKFFEVRADAETDAVADGEDAADDPAIWVDGADPSQSKLIATNKAGGVLVYDLAGKQLQSYPTGKMNNIDLRYDFPLGGSKVDIVAATNRTTNTIDVWAVSGATGELKDIVAEPIKSKMGEVYGFSLYHSLRSGKFYALVLGKDGEFEQYELADNGSGKVAGKLVREFTLESQSEGLAADDEYGTMYIAEEDAGIWKYSAEPEGGVEPLAQVDIADGRRLQDDVEGLTLYYGAEGQGYLIASSQGSNSYAVYKREGANEYVSSFTIEDGESVDGTTETDGIDVIGFGLGVKYPQGIFVAQDDANEKDGEELNQNFKIVPWEAVAKGLNAPAAAAQVDPRQLVKRGE, from the coding sequence ATGAAATTGCTGCATGTTTTGAATGCTACTGTATTTACGGCAGCGCTGCTGCTGCCTTCCGCCGCTTACGGTGCGGCCGAAGAAGGGTATGCGCCCCTGCGCGCAGGGCTTGAGAATCTGGGAGCGGAGCTGGACTGGGACGATGAGGACCGGACCGTCGTGTTCAAGCTGAAGAACGGCATCAGCGGCACGGTCACGATCGGCGAGAAAGAGTATCGGCTGGCCGGCAAGAAGGGCGAGCTCGACAGCGAAGTGAAGCTGGTGAACGAGAGCACGCAGGTACCGGCTGCGCTCTGGAAGGCGATTGAAGAGGAGAACGGGAAGTATGCGGATGACCCGAAGGCTCCGAAGTTCTTCGAGGTCCGGGCGGATGCGGAGACCGACGCCGTGGCGGACGGCGAAGATGCGGCGGACGATCCGGCGATCTGGGTGGACGGCGCGGACCCGTCGCAGAGCAAGCTCATTGCGACGAACAAAGCCGGCGGCGTACTGGTCTATGACCTGGCGGGCAAGCAGCTGCAGTCGTACCCTACGGGCAAAATGAACAATATCGACCTCCGGTACGATTTTCCGCTGGGCGGCTCCAAGGTGGACATCGTGGCGGCGACGAACCGGACGACGAATACGATTGACGTGTGGGCGGTCTCGGGTGCGACCGGCGAGCTGAAGGACATTGTGGCGGAGCCGATCAAGTCCAAGATGGGCGAAGTCTACGGCTTCAGCCTCTACCACAGCCTGCGCAGCGGCAAATTCTATGCGCTGGTGCTCGGCAAAGACGGCGAGTTCGAGCAGTACGAGCTCGCGGACAATGGCAGCGGCAAGGTCGCCGGCAAGCTCGTGCGCGAGTTCACGCTGGAGTCCCAGTCGGAGGGCCTCGCGGCCGATGACGAGTACGGCACGATGTACATCGCCGAAGAGGATGCGGGCATCTGGAAGTACAGCGCCGAGCCGGAGGGCGGCGTGGAGCCGCTCGCCCAGGTCGACATCGCGGACGGACGCCGCCTGCAGGACGACGTGGAAGGCCTCACGCTCTATTACGGCGCGGAGGGACAGGGCTACCTGATCGCTTCGAGCCAGGGCAGCAACTCTTACGCGGTCTACAAGCGTGAGGGCGCCAACGAGTATGTATCGAGCTTCACGATCGAAGACGGCGAGTCCGTTGACGGCACGACGGAGACCGACGGCATCGACGTGATCGGCTTCGGCCTCGGTGTGAAGTACCCGCAGGGCATCTTCGTCGCCCAGGACGACGCCAACGAGAAGGATGGCGAGGAGCTCAACCAGAACTTCAAGATCGTTCCTTGGGAGGCGGTCGCGAAGGGGTTGAACGCGCCCGCGGCCGCTGCGCAGGTCGATCCGCGCCAGCTGGTGAAGCGCGGGGAGTAA
- a CDS encoding vWA domain-containing protein: MKHTIKLLFTLFMAMALLVPGVPAGAAGTAAGSSPMDAVMAVDVSLSMNDSDGKKISYEAVKMFVDMASAQGDKVGVVAYTDQVMREKALLNLNTAADKQDVKTFIDGLVRGPRTDIAIGVSEAVKVLQNGTEPGHIPIIVLLTDGNNDLPDGRTQAQSDQMLNNALKQAKDKGIPVYTIGLNADGQLNKTVLERIAAETNAKSFVTSSADDLPRILSEIYASHLKLKVVPLQGITANGQYQDVAIDIPNASVQEANISIMSPNPVEVKLFDPSGQPQTIPSNSLIYTSSNAYSLLKILNPAQGSWKLQVKGVPKDKININLVYNYDLKLTLEPLKSTAFKPGDEVGLKAYLESGGQKVSDASLYKNLKAALVVTDLDTKQTVEQPLTAGAEGIAGSYKIPEAHDYELKIKVEDANLVRETAPVKITAKSGAPAPVQTVTEAPAEKPGLGAGVWAGIIAAVLAVIAAVLFALVQWRKANRGFFGQMVIEIKDEDTGERTSPQYRKLNTFKGKVTLHQLLQLAPEFAETGDLVLRPGPSDTLLLQNRTPAVIEKGGRVFDAAQPKEVRAGDRLRVTLSQVNKSIMLEYIK, encoded by the coding sequence GTGAAACATACGATCAAGCTGCTTTTTACCCTCTTCATGGCCATGGCGCTTCTGGTTCCGGGGGTACCCGCCGGTGCAGCAGGTACAGCGGCCGGCAGCTCCCCGATGGATGCGGTCATGGCGGTGGATGTGTCCCTGTCGATGAACGACAGCGACGGCAAGAAGATCAGCTACGAGGCGGTCAAAATGTTCGTCGACATGGCCTCAGCCCAGGGAGACAAGGTGGGCGTGGTTGCCTATACGGATCAGGTGATGCGCGAGAAAGCGCTCCTGAACTTGAATACCGCTGCGGACAAGCAGGATGTCAAAACGTTCATCGACGGGCTGGTGCGGGGACCCCGTACCGATATCGCCATTGGGGTGAGCGAAGCGGTCAAGGTGCTGCAGAACGGCACGGAACCGGGGCACATCCCGATCATCGTGCTGCTGACCGACGGCAACAACGATCTGCCGGACGGCCGGACGCAGGCACAGTCGGACCAAATGCTGAATAACGCGCTGAAGCAGGCCAAGGACAAAGGCATTCCGGTCTACACGATCGGGCTCAACGCGGACGGGCAGCTGAACAAAACCGTGCTCGAGCGGATCGCAGCCGAGACGAACGCCAAATCGTTCGTGACCTCGTCGGCGGACGACCTGCCGCGCATCCTCAGTGAAATCTATGCGAGCCACCTGAAGCTGAAGGTGGTGCCGCTGCAGGGTATTACGGCGAATGGCCAGTATCAGGATGTGGCCATCGACATTCCGAATGCAAGCGTCCAGGAAGCGAACATTTCGATCATGTCGCCGAATCCGGTGGAGGTGAAGCTGTTCGATCCGAGCGGCCAGCCGCAGACGATTCCGTCGAATTCGCTGATCTATACGTCTTCGAATGCGTACTCCCTGCTCAAGATCCTGAACCCCGCACAGGGCTCCTGGAAGCTGCAGGTGAAGGGCGTGCCGAAGGATAAAATCAACATCAATCTCGTCTACAATTATGACCTGAAGCTGACCTTGGAGCCTTTGAAGTCCACGGCGTTTAAGCCGGGAGACGAGGTGGGTCTGAAGGCGTACCTCGAGTCCGGCGGCCAGAAGGTCAGCGACGCGAGTCTGTACAAGAACTTGAAGGCTGCGCTGGTCGTAACCGATCTCGATACGAAGCAAACGGTGGAGCAGCCGTTGACTGCTGGGGCGGAGGGCATTGCAGGAAGCTACAAGATTCCGGAAGCCCATGATTATGAGCTCAAAATCAAGGTCGAAGACGCCAACCTTGTCCGCGAAACCGCACCTGTGAAAATCACGGCGAAGTCCGGCGCTCCGGCGCCGGTTCAAACGGTGACGGAGGCTCCTGCTGAGAAGCCGGGCCTTGGGGCAGGTGTCTGGGCCGGCATCATTGCCGCCGTGCTGGCCGTGATCGCTGCCGTCCTGTTCGCTTTGGTCCAGTGGCGCAAGGCCAACCGGGGCTTCTTCGGCCAGATGGTCATTGAGATTAAGGATGAAGACACCGGCGAGCGGACCAGCCCGCAGTACCGCAAGCTCAATACTTTTAAGGGCAAGGTCACCCTTCACCAGCTGCTGCAGCTTGCGCCCGAGTTCGCCGAAACCGGCGACCTGGTGCTCCGCCCGGGTCCGTCCGATACGCTGCTGCTGCAGAACCGCACGCCTGCCGTCATCGAGAAAGGCGGCCGCGTCTTCGACGCAGCCCAGCCGAAGGAAGTGCGCGCCGGCGACCGGCTCCGCGTCACGCTGAGCCAGGTGAACAAGTCGATCATGCTGGAGTATATCAAGTAA
- a CDS encoding vWA domain-containing protein: MTSRRLWNPLLTVFCLIGGGAGFLVGEWLLARYQGVLHETLLMGIYFGQLALWIGLGALLAETLSPKLNGQNWRLRYASDGWKLLVPATLLMLFAAGTLFQWGYGFQPEKRQILRDYVLVLDISASMKRNDPQEESLHAAQSLIQRIDEGTRFGVLTFNEKFSWVQPITELKDAAAKQDLSRRLGEAAKPNGETDIGRALTEAARGMQEAGTPPQAGTVILFSDGHSPMDVASVTAPFVQNGFKIHTVGLEGADEEGGRLLQSIAAAAGGTFQQVKSAELLNEAIGSLYTERKTTWHLMGERPEGTMEGLFLPILRTVLLLLLGALLGLSLGIVFDNRFLARSFLAGGAVAGLLAGLLLEYGLPSADSWVVRGEADLVLALVLSLSTLLFGVAQGSVNAGFRGSRTRELPERGGDYGRSRTPGGGKQFR; the protein is encoded by the coding sequence ATGACATCACGACGCCTATGGAATCCCCTGCTGACGGTGTTCTGTCTGATCGGCGGCGGTGCGGGCTTTCTGGTTGGCGAATGGCTGCTAGCCCGTTACCAGGGGGTGCTTCACGAAACGCTGCTGATGGGGATCTACTTCGGCCAGCTGGCCTTGTGGATCGGCCTCGGCGCCCTGCTGGCCGAGACCCTGTCCCCGAAGCTCAACGGGCAGAACTGGCGGCTGCGCTACGCTTCGGACGGCTGGAAGCTGCTCGTTCCCGCAACGCTGCTGATGCTTTTTGCGGCGGGGACCTTGTTCCAGTGGGGCTACGGTTTTCAGCCGGAGAAGAGGCAGATCCTGCGGGATTATGTGCTTGTGCTCGACATCTCAGCGAGCATGAAGCGCAACGACCCGCAGGAAGAGAGCCTTCATGCGGCACAGTCGCTGATTCAGCGGATCGATGAAGGCACGCGGTTCGGCGTGCTCACCTTTAACGAGAAATTCTCCTGGGTGCAGCCGATCACGGAGCTGAAGGATGCGGCGGCGAAGCAGGATCTCAGCCGGAGGCTTGGGGAAGCGGCCAAGCCCAATGGCGAGACGGATATCGGCCGGGCGCTGACCGAGGCGGCCCGGGGCATGCAGGAGGCGGGAACGCCGCCCCAAGCGGGAACGGTCATCCTGTTCTCGGACGGGCATTCGCCGATGGATGTGGCCTCCGTCACCGCGCCGTTCGTCCAGAACGGCTTCAAGATCCACACGGTCGGTCTGGAAGGCGCCGACGAAGAGGGAGGCCGCCTGCTGCAGAGCATTGCGGCGGCAGCGGGCGGCACGTTCCAGCAGGTGAAGAGCGCCGAGCTTCTGAATGAAGCGATCGGCAGCCTCTACACGGAACGGAAGACGACCTGGCACCTGATGGGCGAGCGGCCGGAGGGCACGATGGAAGGCCTCTTCCTTCCGATCCTGCGTACAGTTCTGCTTCTGCTGCTCGGTGCGCTGCTCGGGCTGTCGCTTGGCATCGTGTTCGACAACCGGTTCCTGGCCCGGAGCTTCCTGGCCGGGGGAGCGGTCGCCGGTCTGCTGGCCGGACTGCTCCTGGAGTACGGCCTACCGTCCGCGGATTCGTGGGTGGTCCGCGGAGAAGCGGATCTCGTGCTGGCACTCGTACTCTCCCTCTCCACGCTGCTTTTCGGCGTGGCCCAGGGCAGCGTGAACGCGGGCTTCCGCGGGAGCCGTACGCGTGAGCTTCCGGAGCGCGGAGGCGATTACGGACGCAGCCGTACGCCGGGAGGCGGGAAGCAGTTCCGGTAA
- a CDS encoding TRAFAC clade GTPase domain-containing protein, translated as MLGFIKGLFDKKPAPPQRPSYYSIVCPHCFSRFEPEEVVFRAAHTKENDSEFALQEDERLNAWRRKFRLSQPDMEAVLDPTTIPPENRTYTENVLTAVTDRYGVLTRRRLCPGCHNELPVSAGRTPSNIISIVGASQVGKSVYMTSLIHTLQTTTAANFDAACMPLTADISRKFRQNYHEPIFERGTMLGSTNPNEQQEPFIFQFVFKDSRRAPLTLVFFDVAGEGMVERDYLDIYASHIQNSSGILFLVDPLQIRTIRDKIRLGVGEEEGEFASRYDEPREVIISLFENFIAHQQGSRTPIPTAVVLTKSDMLQYLKEDDSEYIRGNSNVFRPVVHKGALNQTEFENINGEIRRFIEKVDRPFVDALDVYFENTAYFAVSALGTNPVKGQVGGVIQPLRVDEPFIWLLQQLQYIDRRDV; from the coding sequence ATGCTCGGTTTCATCAAAGGGCTGTTCGACAAAAAGCCCGCGCCGCCGCAGCGGCCGTCGTATTACAGTATCGTCTGCCCGCACTGCTTCTCGCGCTTCGAGCCCGAGGAGGTGGTCTTCCGGGCGGCGCATACGAAGGAGAACGACAGCGAATTCGCGCTGCAGGAGGACGAGAGGCTCAATGCCTGGCGGCGCAAGTTCCGGCTCTCGCAGCCGGATATGGAGGCGGTCCTCGACCCTACGACCATACCGCCGGAGAACCGGACCTACACCGAGAATGTGCTGACGGCCGTCACGGACCGGTACGGCGTGCTGACGCGCAGGCGGCTGTGTCCAGGCTGTCATAACGAACTGCCGGTCTCGGCCGGCCGGACGCCAAGCAACATCATCTCGATCGTCGGTGCGTCCCAAGTCGGCAAGTCGGTGTACATGACCTCGCTGATCCACACGCTGCAGACGACGACGGCGGCGAATTTCGACGCCGCCTGCATGCCGCTGACCGCCGACATTTCCCGCAAATTCCGGCAGAATTATCACGAGCCGATCTTCGAGCGGGGCACAATGCTCGGCTCGACCAACCCGAACGAGCAGCAGGAGCCGTTCATTTTTCAATTCGTCTTCAAGGACAGCCGGCGCGCTCCGCTGACGCTCGTCTTCTTCGACGTGGCGGGTGAAGGCATGGTCGAACGGGATTATCTCGACATCTATGCTTCGCATATTCAGAACTCATCCGGTATTCTGTTCCTGGTCGACCCGCTGCAGATCCGCACGATCCGGGACAAAATCCGGCTGGGCGTGGGGGAAGAGGAAGGCGAATTCGCGAGCCGCTACGACGAGCCGCGGGAGGTCATCATCTCCTTGTTCGAGAATTTCATTGCGCATCAGCAGGGGAGCCGGACCCCGATTCCGACCGCAGTCGTGCTGACCAAGAGCGACATGCTGCAGTATCTCAAAGAGGACGACAGCGAATACATCCGGGGGAACAGCAACGTCTTCCGGCCCGTCGTTCATAAGGGCGCGCTGAACCAGACGGAGTTCGAGAATATCAACGGCGAGATCCGCCGGTTCATCGAGAAGGTTGACCGTCCGTTCGTGGATGCACTTGACGTCTATTTCGAGAATACCGCCTACTTCGCGGTCTCGGCGCTCGGCACCAATCCCGTGAAGGGGCAGGTCGGAGGCGTGATCCAGCCGCTGCGGGTCGACGAGCCGTTCATCTGGCTGCTGCAGCAGCTTCAGTATATCGATAGGAGAGATGTGTAG
- a CDS encoding cadherin-like beta sandwich domain-containing protein yields MYREQGIQQQVFTRDREGVFRTNEGFDTVAKSPGLEAAFIKNSLHPYCVYKAPQELLARGEAEADRYPAAFGVFRAESGELVLGRTLYVPVDFTGQRSAFFTHQFVVPAQRAEDWFREPARLFHITGFRGSYDILEGKELPELADIEYDAEAGPGGVDELLSRTGFGRESFRQLLHAVMSSPFTRRKVYITLDGEPAQAAEDAKRLMELVYACLPYAIRRVLGFLTYSQEPEGKADIHVTFVERGSLKQPDRQLEKDMLFDMPGGRITGAELPPEDHPYFRHVWQLRHDLHRLESLLDFCEEALQGLEPGAALAPAAYGELCTLYEIEQGRDSLYAADRFGTMERIVSYLHPVEAASGKVRLQQLFERLLRKEAGDSSGRTQADYVGLVVKYSGLAGDAVQPQLARGLSYLLERAAKQHEDDQTGSVLPLLEPLQGHDALLRDVFEELYERSPALVQRIVAGRLDQTASAKGLALELGLLLSAAGGVPMRFFAEESLKKVRQLLRGDARRRTETAQSLYTAVDELSRREGARSYASLCELILLDIQLSLLEDLEPDKLTYEDIVRLDFMLASPRPELLPHLDTGMKLTLGWLSAVFRVLTLERGGEGTAAAAMEGLGPWELERVQSVLKRALEDRITAEHFPRIPYAFYHPDGDAGAGAAGRARFEFGAMLDYVSSHSRGTGVVYDFIAWSAGDERFAPPKAGIDPHYRAALSRYFEGQGSGAFRQKDVKDRLLRVPNEAFQRVFREARQQQAPAWLRLAISKRRTLLMAGVPLLLLLIVITAYGKAMMGAILQPAPELKVEKVPETSQSGTVTVRAEAADEYDPKPKIYVNDVLAGESSITKEIPLASGGNEIVVKAENKYGEFSEPFKLTVQFEAPAPLPAIPVEQPAGPSLPASTKETTQVPAGPALPGTSAGKSKTP; encoded by the coding sequence GTGTACCGGGAGCAAGGCATACAGCAGCAGGTCTTCACCAGGGACCGGGAAGGCGTGTTCCGGACGAATGAAGGATTCGACACCGTGGCCAAATCCCCGGGGCTGGAGGCTGCTTTCATCAAAAACTCGCTCCACCCCTACTGCGTCTATAAAGCGCCTCAGGAACTGCTGGCCCGGGGAGAAGCGGAGGCGGACAGGTATCCGGCTGCCTTCGGTGTGTTCCGGGCGGAGAGCGGGGAGCTGGTCCTGGGCCGGACACTGTATGTTCCGGTCGATTTTACGGGCCAGCGGAGCGCCTTCTTCACGCACCAGTTCGTCGTGCCGGCTCAGCGGGCGGAGGATTGGTTCCGGGAGCCGGCGCGCCTCTTCCATATCACCGGCTTCCGCGGGTCCTACGATATCCTGGAGGGTAAGGAGCTGCCCGAGCTCGCCGATATCGAATACGATGCGGAAGCGGGTCCGGGCGGGGTGGACGAGCTGCTCTCCCGCACCGGCTTTGGCCGGGAGAGCTTCCGCCAGCTCCTGCATGCGGTGATGAGCTCGCCGTTCACGAGGCGCAAGGTTTACATTACCTTGGATGGGGAGCCCGCCCAGGCGGCGGAGGATGCCAAGCGCCTGATGGAGCTCGTATACGCCTGCCTGCCGTATGCCATCCGGCGGGTGCTCGGCTTCCTGACGTACAGCCAGGAGCCGGAGGGCAAGGCGGACATCCACGTCACGTTCGTGGAGCGGGGCAGTCTCAAGCAGCCGGACCGGCAGCTCGAGAAGGATATGCTGTTCGACATGCCTGGAGGCCGGATCACCGGGGCGGAGCTGCCGCCGGAAGATCATCCTTACTTCAGGCATGTCTGGCAGCTCCGGCATGATCTGCACCGGCTTGAGTCCCTGCTCGACTTCTGCGAAGAGGCGCTTCAGGGACTCGAGCCGGGGGCAGCCTTGGCGCCGGCGGCTTATGGCGAGCTCTGCACGCTGTACGAAATCGAGCAGGGCCGCGACAGCCTGTACGCAGCCGACCGCTTCGGGACGATGGAGCGGATCGTGAGCTATCTGCACCCGGTGGAGGCCGCCTCCGGGAAGGTGAGGCTTCAACAGTTGTTCGAGCGCCTGCTCCGCAAAGAGGCGGGCGACAGCAGCGGCCGGACGCAGGCCGACTATGTCGGCCTTGTAGTGAAATACAGCGGGCTGGCAGGCGATGCGGTGCAGCCCCAGCTGGCCCGCGGCTTGTCCTATCTGCTGGAGCGGGCCGCGAAGCAGCACGAGGATGACCAGACCGGGAGCGTGCTGCCCCTGCTGGAACCGCTGCAGGGTCACGACGCACTGCTTAGGGATGTCTTCGAGGAGCTGTATGAGCGCAGCCCTGCGCTGGTTCAGCGGATTGTGGCGGGGCGTCTCGACCAGACCGCCAGCGCCAAGGGCTTAGCCCTGGAGCTGGGGCTTCTGCTGAGCGCAGCCGGCGGGGTGCCGATGCGTTTCTTCGCCGAAGAGTCGCTGAAGAAGGTGCGGCAGCTGCTGCGGGGCGACGCCAGAAGGCGGACCGAAACCGCACAGTCCCTGTACACGGCGGTCGATGAACTCTCCCGCCGGGAGGGAGCGCGGTCTTATGCGAGCCTCTGCGAGCTGATCCTGCTCGACATCCAGTTGTCGCTGCTCGAAGACCTCGAGCCGGACAAGCTGACCTACGAGGACATCGTCCGTCTCGATTTCATGCTGGCCTCGCCGCGTCCCGAGCTGCTGCCCCATCTTGATACGGGGATGAAGCTGACGCTGGGCTGGCTGAGTGCCGTCTTCCGCGTGCTCACGCTGGAGCGCGGAGGGGAGGGCACGGCGGCCGCCGCCATGGAGGGGCTCGGGCCATGGGAGCTGGAGCGGGTGCAGAGCGTGCTGAAGCGTGCGCTCGAAGACCGCATCACCGCAGAGCATTTCCCGAGAATTCCCTATGCTTTCTACCACCCCGACGGCGATGCCGGAGCCGGGGCCGCCGGACGGGCGCGCTTCGAGTTCGGGGCGATGCTCGATTATGTATCCTCGCACAGCCGGGGCACCGGGGTCGTGTACGACTTTATCGCATGGAGCGCGGGGGATGAGCGGTTCGCCCCGCCGAAGGCAGGGATCGACCCGCACTACCGCGCGGCGCTGAGCCGCTATTTCGAGGGCCAGGGGAGCGGAGCCTTCCGCCAGAAGGACGTGAAGGACCGGCTGCTCCGTGTGCCGAACGAGGCGTTCCAGCGGGTCTTCCGGGAGGCCCGCCAGCAGCAGGCTCCGGCCTGGCTGCGGCTTGCCATCAGCAAGCGGCGGACGCTGCTTATGGCCGGCGTTCCGCTGCTTCTGCTGCTGATTGTCATCACGGCATACGGCAAGGCGATGATGGGGGCGATCCTCCAGCCTGCGCCGGAGCTGAAAGTGGAGAAGGTGCCGGAGACATCCCAGAGCGGCACTGTGACGGTGAGAGCCGAGGCGGCGGATGAATACGATCCGAAGCCCAAGATTTATGTGAATGATGTGCTTGCCGGGGAGAGCAGCATCACCAAAGAGATTCCTCTGGCTTCCGGAGGCAATGAGATTGTCGTCAAAGCCGAGAACAAGTACGGCGAGTTCAGCGAACCGTTCAAGCTGACCGTGCAGTTCGAGGCTCCGGCTCCGCTGCCGGCCATCCCGGTGGAGCAGCCGGCGGGACCCAGCCTCCCTGCGTCAACCAAGGAAACGACGCAGGTCCCGGCAGGTCCGGCGCTTCCCGGGACCTCAGCGGGCAAGTCCAAGACGCCTTAA